From Acidobacteriota bacterium, a single genomic window includes:
- a CDS encoding NAD(P)/FAD-dependent oxidoreductase, with the protein MENHSDRFLVIGAGPCGLGVAKALKEAGIAYDQVEADREVGGNWFHGVYETAHIISSRKTTEYADFPMPADYPDFPSQRQMSDYYRLYADTFGLRENIEFNTKAVMCLPREDGSWNAELNGPNGAVKRVYKGVVVCNGHHWDRRFPDYEGEFTGEWMHSKDYKKTDQLTGKRVLVIGGGNSACDVVSEAARVGTEAHLSLRRGYWFLPKTLFGQPSAESWALYLPVFVQRFILKAFLKVVVGKYEDYGLPHPDHKLFEHHPTVSSELLHYLKHGRIKPHGDIERFDGKTVRFKGGESAEVDTIVCATGFYVSFPFLPAGLVPVKNGNIAEVYAGCVLADHKNIYVFGTQQVRYGVGPLITPAAKMLAKIMKLQDEMELPIGLVMKESGAALPDSHLVDPIASLRRMRLANWTLPLLLRKEKRLRRKFQRPEPRKFQAEGNPEMQVY; encoded by the coding sequence ATGGAAAATCATTCGGATAGATTCCTTGTCATCGGCGCCGGCCCGTGCGGACTCGGCGTCGCGAAAGCGCTCAAAGAAGCGGGCATTGCGTACGATCAGGTCGAAGCCGACAGGGAAGTCGGCGGCAACTGGTTCCACGGCGTTTACGAGACGGCGCATATCATTTCATCACGCAAAACGACGGAGTATGCCGATTTTCCGATGCCGGCCGATTATCCCGATTTTCCGAGCCAGCGCCAGATGAGCGACTATTACAGGCTTTACGCTGACACGTTCGGACTACGCGAAAACATCGAGTTCAACACCAAGGCCGTGATGTGCCTGCCGCGCGAAGACGGCAGCTGGAACGCCGAACTGAACGGTCCGAATGGTGCGGTCAAACGCGTCTACAAAGGCGTCGTCGTTTGCAACGGACATCACTGGGACCGGCGTTTCCCCGATTACGAGGGCGAATTCACCGGCGAATGGATGCATTCGAAAGACTACAAAAAGACCGACCAACTAACCGGCAAACGCGTGCTTGTCATTGGCGGCGGCAACTCGGCCTGCGACGTCGTTTCCGAAGCCGCGCGGGTCGGGACCGAAGCACATTTGAGTTTGCGGCGCGGATACTGGTTTTTGCCGAAGACGCTGTTCGGCCAGCCGAGCGCCGAATCGTGGGCCCTTTACCTGCCGGTCTTCGTCCAGCGATTTATCCTCAAGGCGTTTCTCAAGGTCGTGGTCGGGAAATACGAAGATTACGGGCTGCCGCATCCCGATCACAAACTCTTCGAACATCATCCGACGGTCTCGAGCGAGCTTTTGCACTATTTGAAACACGGACGCATCAAGCCGCACGGCGACATCGAGCGGTTCGACGGGAAGACGGTCCGTTTCAAGGGCGGCGAATCGGCCGAAGTTGATACGATCGTCTGCGCAACCGGTTTCTACGTGAGTTTTCCTTTCCTGCCGGCGGGATTGGTGCCGGTCAAGAACGGCAACATCGCCGAGGTTTATGCCGGCTGCGTGCTCGCGGATCATAAGAATATTTATGTTTTCGGCACGCAACAGGTGCGTTACGGCGTCGGCCCGCTGATCACGCCGGCAGCGAAGATGCTCGCGAAAATAATGAAACTGCAGGACGAGATGGAACTTCCGATCGGCCTCGTAATGAAAGAATCTGGGGCCGCGCTTCCCGATTCGCATCTTGTCGATCCGATCGCCAGCCTGCGCCGGATGCGCCTCGCGAATTGGACCTTGCCGTTGCTTCTGCGAAAGGAGAAACGCCTACGCCGGAAGTTTCAGCGACCCGAACCGCGCAAGTTTCAGGCGGAAGGCAATCCGGAAATGCAGGTTTATTGA
- a CDS encoding tryptophan-rich sensory protein produces MNDKLKQFLVIAATVATLVFNWLAATGILGGVATNVVSDNFQTRITPAGYAFAIWSLIYTGLIAFSVYQAMPRNTEKFRALRTPYIVSCVLNCAWLYFWAQEALIVCLVLIALLLAVLFFINSKLIETETNGDYWLVKAPFGIYCGWVTAATLVNAMIVLVYLKVPVAGAVWLGAVFIFVAAAFGVGVRIALSSHLYPLAIAWALTAIAVKQSGATMIVVSCAVGVIACLLAAVSFVMEKPSRF; encoded by the coding sequence ATGAACGACAAACTAAAGCAATTCCTGGTGATTGCGGCGACGGTCGCGACGCTTGTGTTCAACTGGCTGGCGGCAACCGGAATTCTCGGCGGCGTCGCGACAAATGTTGTCTCGGACAATTTCCAGACACGGATCACACCGGCCGGATATGCGTTCGCGATCTGGAGCCTGATCTATACCGGGCTGATCGCGTTCAGCGTCTACCAAGCAATGCCTCGAAATACCGAAAAATTCCGGGCGCTGCGGACGCCGTACATTGTCAGCTGCGTCCTGAACTGCGCCTGGCTTTATTTCTGGGCCCAGGAAGCACTGATCGTTTGTCTCGTCTTGATCGCGTTGCTCCTGGCGGTTCTGTTTTTCATCAATTCAAAACTCATCGAAACCGAAACGAACGGGGATTACTGGCTCGTAAAGGCCCCGTTCGGGATATATTGCGGTTGGGTAACGGCTGCGACGCTCGTCAACGCGATGATCGTTCTCGTTTATTTGAAGGTCCCGGTCGCGGGCGCCGTCTGGCTCGGCGCGGTGTTTATCTTCGTTGCGGCAGCATTCGGAGTCGGTGTCCGGATCGCGCTCTCGAGTCACCTTTATCCGCTCGCCATCGCCTGGGCGCTGACGGCGATCGCGGTCAAACAAAGCGGAGCGACGATGATCGTCGTCAGCTGCGCCGTCGGCGTCATCGCCTGCCTGCTCGCCGCCGTCAGTTTCGTGATGGAGAAACCGAGCCGGTTCTGA
- the aroE gene encoding shikimate dehydrogenase produces MNGLIERAAKVADVIEVRFDCLEAIARITRPRHFAGTILATYRPQNGGQGGTRELSETEREAFWANPEISEFADWCDLEIDLRPSPAGFKKIIRSFHFFESVPSADEIESTFRTILDAGCDFVKIAVRTDDVTDTIPIWKLLERPSSKPLVPIAMGEAGKWTRILGPAHGAFMTYAALDSGRETAPGQISATDLRDVYRIKELDVNTDVYGILGGDTSYSLSPFIHNAAFGSKRSNAVFVPLQASDLDAFISRLVRRETREVELNFKGFAVTIPHKVSIIRHLDEIDETARAIGAVNTVKVVGDKLIGFNTDADGFVQPLKKAYGDLKNARIAVFGAGGAARACVYALSREGAKVSIFTRDEQKATRFADEFGIQAGAESARFDIVVNATPLGTTGRHETLSAVSDAILKDARLAYDLVYNPFETRLLREAKAIGVKAIGGFEMLIAQAIRQQIIWTGIEPSEEAMRSAALKRLRI; encoded by the coding sequence TTGAACGGGCTCATCGAACGAGCGGCGAAAGTTGCCGACGTGATCGAGGTTCGTTTCGATTGCCTTGAGGCGATCGCCAGGATCACGCGTCCGCGGCACTTTGCGGGTACGATACTCGCGACATATCGGCCGCAAAACGGCGGCCAGGGCGGAACTCGTGAACTGTCGGAGACCGAACGAGAGGCATTTTGGGCGAATCCCGAAATCTCCGAATTCGCCGACTGGTGCGATCTCGAGATCGATCTCCGGCCGAGTCCGGCTGGATTTAAGAAAATAATCCGCTCATTCCATTTTTTCGAATCGGTTCCGTCGGCCGACGAGATCGAATCGACCTTCAGAACGATCCTCGACGCCGGATGCGACTTCGTCAAGATCGCCGTCCGAACGGACGATGTCACCGACACGATCCCGATCTGGAAACTGCTTGAAAGGCCTTCCTCGAAACCGCTGGTTCCGATCGCGATGGGCGAGGCCGGAAAATGGACGCGGATCCTCGGACCGGCGCACGGCGCGTTTATGACATATGCCGCGCTCGACTCGGGCCGCGAAACCGCTCCCGGGCAGATTTCCGCGACCGACCTCCGCGATGTTTACAGAATCAAAGAACTGGATGTAAACACGGATGTTTACGGAATTCTCGGCGGCGACACGAGCTATTCGCTTTCGCCTTTCATACATAACGCGGCGTTCGGTTCAAAGCGTTCGAACGCCGTTTTCGTCCCGCTTCAGGCTTCGGATCTCGACGCGTTCATCAGCCGATTGGTGCGTCGGGAAACACGCGAGGTCGAACTGAATTTCAAGGGTTTTGCGGTGACGATCCCGCACAAGGTTTCAATCATCAGGCATCTCGATGAAATCGACGAAACGGCGCGGGCGATCGGCGCCGTCAATACCGTTAAGGTCGTCGGCGACAAACTGATCGGCTTCAACACCGATGCCGACGGCTTTGTTCAGCCTTTGAAGAAGGCGTATGGTGATCTCAAGAACGCCCGGATCGCGGTCTTCGGTGCCGGCGGCGCGGCGCGCGCCTGCGTTTATGCGCTTTCACGTGAGGGCGCGAAGGTCTCGATTTTCACCCGCGATGAGCAAAAAGCAACACGATTTGCCGACGAATTCGGCATTCAAGCGGGGGCGGAATCGGCCCGCTTCGACATCGTCGTCAACGCGACGCCTCTCGGAACAACCGGCCGGCACGAAACCCTATCGGCAGTTTCGGACGCGATCTTGAAAGATGCGCGGCTCGCATACGATCTGGTCTATAATCCTTTTGAAACGCGTTTGTTGCGGGAAGCAAAGGCGATTGGCGTCAAGGCCATCGGCGGATTCGAGATGCTCATCGCCCAGGCGATACGCCAACAGATCATCTGGACCGGTATCGAACCGTCCGAAGAAGCGATGCGAAGCGCGGCATTGAAACGTCTGCGAATTTGA
- a CDS encoding zf-TFIIB domain-containing protein, whose amino-acid sequence MKIEALNCPNCGGNVTSDSSFCRFCGSRLKTVACVKCLGLMFVGAKHCSHCGEAVASVAVADRKLGDCPRCRSALQTLAVEGLELGECERCDGMWIDVATFERVCADQEKQAAVLRSMKPSRATSASKISYVPCPECKNLMNRSNFARSSGVIIDTCRKHGVWCDAEELPKIIEFIRQGGIDLQRDKEKRQLDEQRREMIDRERAALRDSRVRGEDYFDTRSPIAGFLRQIFD is encoded by the coding sequence ATGAAGATCGAAGCCCTCAATTGTCCAAACTGTGGCGGCAACGTCACCTCTGACAGCAGTTTTTGCCGTTTTTGCGGATCGCGGCTGAAAACGGTCGCTTGCGTAAAATGTCTCGGACTGATGTTCGTCGGCGCGAAACACTGTTCGCACTGCGGCGAAGCGGTCGCATCGGTCGCGGTCGCCGACCGGAAATTGGGCGACTGTCCGCGCTGCAGATCGGCTCTTCAAACGCTCGCCGTCGAGGGCCTCGAACTCGGAGAATGCGAACGATGCGACGGAATGTGGATCGATGTCGCAACCTTCGAGCGCGTTTGCGCGGACCAGGAAAAACAAGCCGCCGTGCTGCGTTCAATGAAACCGTCGCGGGCGACGTCGGCGTCGAAGATCAGTTACGTTCCCTGCCCGGAATGCAAGAATCTGATGAATCGCAGCAACTTTGCCCGGTCGTCCGGCGTCATCATCGACACGTGCCGGAAACACGGCGTTTGGTGCGATGCGGAGGAACTGCCGAAGATCATCGAATTCATACGGCAAGGCGGAATCGATCTCCAGCGCGACAAGGAAAAGCGGCAGCTTGATGAGCAGAGGCGCGAAATGATCGATCGCGAACGCGCCGCGCTCCGCGACTCGCGGGTCCGCGGGGAAGATTACTTCGACACGCGTTCGCCGATCGCCGGCTTCCTGAGGCAAATCTTCGACTGA
- a CDS encoding ThiF family adenylyltransferase, with amino-acid sequence MQDRYSRQILFPGIGADGQRRLNEARVLVVGAGALGAAHAETLARAGVGFLRIVDRDFVEFSNLQRQSLYSESDALERLPKAVAAKKRIEAINSDIQIDAIVADINHTNIEDLINDVDLAVDGADNFQIRYLLNDAAVKLGKPWIYGAAVSAYGTSMTILPGRTPCLRCVFEEIPTAGSAPTCDTEGVIQPIIASISAIQTTEAIKILIGKTGELHGSLLQIDIWRNDWRKIRLGRPNDDCECCAKHRFEFLLATESELFTTLCGRDSVQIRPPNATAIDLPALAERLRTRGDVKLNEYLVRFAADGFEITVFGDARAIIKGTDDVTIARGLYARYIGT; translated from the coding sequence ATGCAAGACCGATACAGCCGGCAAATCTTGTTTCCCGGGATCGGCGCCGACGGCCAGCGGCGCCTGAACGAGGCGCGTGTCTTGGTTGTCGGCGCGGGAGCGCTCGGCGCGGCGCACGCCGAAACGCTCGCCCGCGCGGGCGTTGGTTTTCTTCGGATCGTCGACCGCGACTTCGTCGAATTTTCGAACCTGCAGCGCCAGTCGCTTTATTCCGAATCGGACGCGCTTGAGCGTTTGCCGAAAGCCGTCGCGGCCAAGAAGCGCATCGAGGCGATCAACTCGGACATTCAAATCGACGCGATCGTCGCCGACATCAATCACACAAACATCGAAGATCTGATCAACGATGTCGATCTTGCGGTCGACGGGGCCGACAATTTTCAGATTCGCTATCTGCTGAACGACGCCGCCGTCAAACTTGGAAAGCCCTGGATCTACGGAGCGGCGGTCTCGGCTTACGGCACTTCGATGACGATCCTGCCCGGTAGAACACCTTGTCTGAGATGCGTTTTCGAAGAGATCCCTACCGCCGGCAGCGCGCCGACTTGCGATACGGAGGGCGTCATTCAGCCGATAATCGCGAGCATTTCGGCGATCCAGACCACCGAAGCGATCAAGATACTGATCGGCAAGACCGGCGAACTCCACGGTTCACTTCTGCAGATCGATATCTGGCGGAACGACTGGCGGAAGATCCGGCTCGGCCGGCCGAACGACGACTGCGAATGCTGCGCGAAGCATCGGTTCGAGTTCCTTTTGGCGACCGAAAGCGAACTGTTTACAACACTTTGCGGCCGCGATTCAGTTCAGATCCGACCGCCCAACGCGACTGCGATCGATCTTCCGGCACTGGCCGAACGCCTTCGCACGCGCGGTGATGTCAAACTGAATGAATATCTCGTGAGATTCGCGGCCGACGGCTTCGAGATTACGGTCTTCGGCGACGCGCGCGCGATCATCAAAGGCACCGACGACGTCACGATCGCCCGCGGGCTTTACGCGCGATACATTGGAACGTGA
- a CDS encoding NAD(P)/FAD-dependent oxidoreductase: MNKKIVIIGGGFGGLQAAKALAGKSFEVTLIDRKNHHTFQPLLYQVATAVLSPGEIASPIRRILHKAKNVEVILGEVVGFDLKAKIVKLMDGSEIGFDYLIVAAGARHSYFGNDHWEKSAPGLKTLEDALEIRRRVLLAFELAERDAYLTGVKRHLNFVVIGAGATGVEVAGAIAGIAREALANDFNLIDTRRALVMLFEGGDRVLNTFSPELSEKAKKQLEDLGVEVCLNSMVTDVEDGRIKVNDKWITCEVAVWATGVAASPLGKLLGAETDRAGRVKVKNDLSLPDHADVFVIGDMVSLLKDDGKPVPGVAPAAMQMADLAVANILGDSMSKPRREFKYRDKGSMATIGKSRAIAEKGKIKLSGFIAWLAWLFVHLITLIGFRNRIYVLSSWFWAYLTRERNARLITGDAGELGIQEHRGETPREQPAGD; encoded by the coding sequence ATGAACAAAAAGATCGTCATCATCGGCGGCGGATTCGGCGGTTTGCAGGCGGCGAAGGCATTGGCCGGCAAGTCTTTCGAAGTCACGCTCATCGACCGCAAGAATCATCACACGTTTCAGCCGCTGCTGTATCAGGTCGCGACGGCCGTGCTCTCGCCCGGCGAGATCGCATCGCCGATACGACGAATTCTGCACAAAGCGAAGAACGTCGAGGTGATTCTCGGCGAGGTCGTCGGATTCGATCTTAAGGCAAAGATCGTAAAGCTTATGGACGGATCCGAGATCGGGTTCGACTATCTGATCGTCGCCGCCGGCGCGCGGCATTCATATTTCGGCAACGATCACTGGGAAAAGTCCGCTCCGGGACTGAAAACACTCGAAGACGCGCTCGAGATCCGGCGGCGCGTTCTGCTTGCTTTCGAGCTTGCCGAACGCGACGCGTATCTGACGGGCGTCAAGAGACACCTGAACTTCGTCGTCATCGGCGCCGGAGCGACCGGGGTCGAGGTCGCCGGAGCGATCGCCGGGATCGCGCGCGAGGCATTGGCAAACGATTTCAACCTGATCGACACGCGCCGCGCGCTGGTGATGCTCTTCGAGGGCGGTGACCGGGTGCTCAACACTTTTTCGCCCGAGCTATCCGAAAAGGCGAAAAAACAACTCGAGGACCTCGGCGTCGAGGTTTGTCTCAACAGTATGGTCACCGACGTCGAGGACGGCCGGATCAAGGTCAATGACAAGTGGATCACCTGTGAGGTCGCAGTTTGGGCGACCGGAGTGGCGGCGTCCCCGCTCGGGAAATTGCTCGGCGCCGAAACCGACCGCGCCGGCCGCGTAAAGGTCAAGAACGATCTTTCGCTTCCGGATCACGCGGATGTTTTCGTCATCGGCGATATGGTGAGCCTGCTGAAGGACGACGGCAAACCAGTTCCGGGCGTTGCGCCGGCGGCGATGCAGATGGCCGATCTTGCGGTCGCAAACATCTTGGGCGACTCGATGTCAAAGCCGCGTCGCGAATTCAAGTACCGTGACAAGGGTTCGATGGCGACGATCGGCAAAAGCCGCGCGATCGCCGAAAAGGGCAAGATCAAGCTCTCGGGCTTCATCGCCTGGCTCGCCTGGCTCTTCGTCCATTTGATCACGCTGATCGGCTTTCGAAACCGGATCTATGTCCTTTCAAGCTGGTTCTGGGCTTATCTCACCCGCGAACGCAACGCGCGCCTGATCACAGGCGATGCCGGCGAACTGGGAATTCAGGAACATCGGGGTGAAACTCCGCGCGAGCAACCCGCGGGCGATTGA
- a CDS encoding SDR family NAD(P)-dependent oxidoreductase has product MSLNSKSVVVITGAASGIGRALAVRFSKEKIAGIAICDVNGAGLVETAQLATGPVPVSTHIVDTSKLDQIERLREEVVAKHGRATHLINNAGVGLMGTFEQISLEDFEWLMGINFWGVVYGCRVFLPILKEQESAHIVNISSVFGLVAPPEQTAYCASKFAVRGFTESLRHELEETHIRVSSVHPGGIKTNIARNSRIGEKTPKEFKDQGVEFFDLVAQTSPEDAAETIVRGIKNDNPRILIGKDAYAINYVSRLFPRRYLRVIERISGHRLDLRKKE; this is encoded by the coding sequence ATGTCGTTGAACAGCAAAAGCGTTGTCGTCATTACCGGAGCCGCGTCGGGCATCGGCCGCGCGCTCGCCGTCCGATTTTCGAAAGAGAAAATCGCCGGGATCGCGATTTGCGACGTGAACGGCGCCGGGCTCGTTGAAACGGCACAACTGGCCACCGGACCCGTTCCCGTCTCAACCCATATCGTCGATACGTCGAAGCTGGATCAGATCGAACGGCTCCGCGAAGAGGTTGTCGCAAAACACGGGCGGGCGACGCATTTGATCAACAACGCCGGTGTCGGCCTGATGGGAACTTTCGAACAGATCTCGCTCGAAGACTTCGAATGGCTGATGGGCATCAATTTTTGGGGAGTCGTTTACGGTTGCCGTGTCTTTTTGCCGATCTTGAAAGAACAGGAATCGGCCCATATCGTCAATATCTCAAGCGTTTTCGGTCTCGTCGCCCCGCCCGAACAGACGGCCTATTGCGCGTCGAAATTCGCCGTTCGCGGGTTCACGGAATCTCTTCGCCACGAACTTGAAGAAACGCATATCCGCGTCTCGAGCGTTCATCCGGGCGGCATCAAAACCAATATCGCGCGCAATTCCCGGATCGGCGAGAAGACGCCGAAAGAATTCAAGGATCAAGGCGTGGAGTTTTTTGACCTGGTCGCGCAAACGTCCCCGGAAGACGCCGCCGAGACGATCGTTCGCGGAATCAAAAATGACAACCCAAGAATCTTGATCGGAAAAGATGCGTATGCGATCAACTATGTCTCAAGGCTCTTCCCGCGCAGATATCTCCGCGTGATCGAGAGGATTTCGGGACACAGGTTGGATCTGAGAAAGAAAGAATAG
- the rlmB gene encoding 23S rRNA (guanosine(2251)-2'-O)-methyltransferase RlmB has product MPVLETLRANSRRIEKILIADGAREHRITEIIDLARAAGIPFQKIPREGLERYVERGANHQGVVAIAAAADYSDADKLLEEIAAMKAPLVVILDGIEDPRNLGAVLRTAECAGVNGVFIPEHRAAGLTDTVVKTSAGATAHVKIAKVRNLNRLIEQLKSNNIWVVGTSGSEDSEYSEWDWTRPTALVLGGEGKGLHRLVAENCDALVKIPMQGKIESLNVSVAAGVILFEAVRQRNL; this is encoded by the coding sequence ATGCCCGTGCTTGAGACATTGCGCGCGAATTCGCGCCGCATCGAGAAGATCCTGATCGCCGACGGCGCGCGTGAACACCGGATCACGGAGATCATTGACCTCGCGCGCGCGGCCGGGATTCCGTTTCAGAAAATTCCGCGCGAGGGGCTTGAGCGTTACGTCGAGCGCGGCGCGAATCATCAGGGCGTGGTCGCGATCGCGGCCGCGGCCGATTACTCTGATGCCGACAAACTTCTCGAAGAGATCGCCGCGATGAAGGCGCCGCTGGTCGTAATTCTTGACGGCATCGAGGATCCGCGGAATCTGGGGGCGGTGCTGCGGACCGCGGAATGCGCCGGAGTCAACGGTGTTTTCATCCCCGAACATCGTGCCGCCGGGCTGACCGACACCGTCGTGAAAACGTCCGCAGGTGCGACGGCGCACGTGAAGATTGCCAAGGTCCGCAACCTGAACCGTTTGATTGAGCAGTTGAAATCGAATAACATTTGGGTCGTCGGGACCAGCGGTTCGGAGGATTCGGAGTATTCGGAGTGGGATTGGACCCGTCCGACGGCCCTGGTTCTGGGCGGCGAAGGAAAAGGGCTGCACCGTCTCGTGGCCGAGAACTGCGACGCCCTCGTGAAGATCCCGATGCAGGGAAAGATAGAATCACTGAACGTTTCGGTCGCCGCCGGCGTTATTCTTTTCGAAGCCGTCAGGCAGAGGAATCTCTGA